A genomic stretch from Chaetodon auriga isolate fChaAug3 chromosome 17, fChaAug3.hap1, whole genome shotgun sequence includes:
- the LOC143334812 gene encoding uncharacterized protein LOC143334812 — protein sequence MGLTKRDPQPDVPMADLELFYFDQPDPRDASPALNEPRISEISCSGGKSLHPGGGEASAPRTETRRGAWSAKETETSFTCRQEDEGDDDVQLIETSPQTCTLSQSSSSELYEEEEVVLEEEEEEEEEEEDIPELYLLSDDDLSSDGSGKSVDYGFIIAVTCLVTGISLVAISYTIPRDVRVDPDSVSAREMERLEREKARVGAHLDRCVIAGLCLLTLGGVLLSTLLMISMWKGEMMRRKAFAYSKHAAKLYGSISLRAGSSPTRESCSHLSAADEDLEVLS from the coding sequence ATGGGCTTGACAAAACGGGACCCCCAGCCCGATGTTCCAATGGCTGATCTTGAACTGTTTTACTTTGATCAACCGGATCCGAGAGACGCCTCCCCGGCTTTAAATGAGCCAAGAATCAGCGAGATCAGCTGCAGCGGCGGAAAGTCACTTCACCCCGGCGGAGGAGAggcttcagcaccacggacagagACCCGGAGAGGCGCGTGGTCGGCGAAGGAAACCGAAACATCTTTcacctgcagacaggaggatgaaggtgatgatgatgtccAGCTGATAGAGACAAGTCCACAAACCTGCACACTGAGTCAGAGCTCCTCAAGTGAACTgtacgaggaggaggaagtggtgctggaggaggaggaggaggaggaggaggaggaggaggacatccCGGAACTTTACTTGCTGTCCGACGATGACCTCTCCTCCGACGGCTCGGGGAAGTCTGTGGATTACGGCTTCATCATCGCCGTGACATGCCTGGTGACCGGCATCTCTCTGGTCGCCATATCCTACACGATCCCCAGGGACGTCCGGGTGGACCCGGACAGCGTGTCCGCCCGGGAGATGGAGCGTCTGGAGCGGGAGAAAGCCAGGGTGGGGGCCCATCTGGACCGGTGTGTCATAGCTGGACTGTGCCTGCTCACCCTGGGGGGCGTGCTGCTCTCCACCCTGCTCATGATCTCCATGTGGAAAGGggagatgatgaggaggaaagcCTTCGCGTATTCCAAACACGCAGCGAAGTTGTACGGTTCGATCAGTTTGAGAGCAGGCTCCAGCCCGACTCGGGAATCCTGCTCACATTTGTCAGCGGCTGATGAGGATTTAGAAGTGCTCAGCTGA